The following are encoded in a window of Collinsella aerofaciens genomic DNA:
- a CDS encoding NAD(P)H-hydrate dehydratase yields the protein MKPVLSTEEVVRLEDIIEREGTSKAELMELAGEFAANEVLKLNPDRVLVLVGFGNNGGDGWVAADILSHKGVDVDIVSPVEPDEIPAALARHVARRTAGRDVHVCVGPSRDELEVLIDKADVVVDAIFGTGFHGNLRAPFSIWIPTVNECADCVVSIDVPSGLNAETGVVDDDCIRAEHTVTMIAPKIGLYSADGPEYAGDLICGNLYDRLDEVIDDVDHAAEIVEPGDLVDYFAPLPTNIDKYSRGSVLIVAGSAQYPGAAIMAAKSAARAGAGYVAVAAPDACANLIRMALPSIPVFAIPSDSRGSFGAAARMTVCEIAKKYSCVLCGPGMTTSAGAMQVVSGLLELDVPLILDADALNCLAKIAIDGIDSNPEMYRREQPLVMTPHYRELSRLVAGDEVNDLGTAIAAAQKVVWAAGSDNLVVIAKGPTTAICGVERVLLPLSGPASLATAGSGDVLAGILAGTLATMRDEMDRWELLYSYAVALHSYAGFAAATEYGEKSVIATDLIDLIGPAMELAAKDALEDLGIMDEGSDD from the coding sequence ATGAAACCGGTTTTGAGTACCGAAGAAGTCGTTCGTCTCGAGGATATCATCGAACGCGAAGGGACTTCGAAGGCCGAGCTTATGGAGCTAGCGGGTGAGTTTGCCGCCAACGAGGTCTTGAAGCTCAATCCCGATCGGGTTCTCGTTCTGGTCGGTTTTGGTAATAATGGCGGCGACGGTTGGGTTGCCGCCGATATCCTGAGCCATAAGGGTGTGGACGTGGATATCGTTTCTCCGGTTGAGCCGGATGAGATTCCTGCTGCTCTGGCACGTCATGTTGCTCGTCGTACTGCCGGCCGCGATGTGCACGTTTGCGTCGGCCCCTCGCGTGACGAACTCGAGGTTTTGATCGATAAGGCCGATGTTGTTGTCGATGCCATTTTTGGTACCGGTTTCCACGGAAATCTGCGTGCGCCGTTCTCCATCTGGATTCCTACGGTCAATGAATGCGCCGATTGTGTCGTATCCATTGATGTTCCCTCGGGCCTCAATGCCGAGACGGGCGTTGTTGATGACGACTGCATTCGTGCCGAGCATACGGTGACGATGATTGCGCCCAAGATTGGTCTGTATAGCGCTGATGGTCCTGAGTATGCTGGCGATTTGATCTGCGGCAATCTTTACGACCGTCTTGACGAGGTCATCGATGATGTCGACCACGCCGCCGAGATTGTCGAGCCCGGTGACTTAGTTGATTACTTTGCCCCACTACCTACGAATATCGATAAGTATTCCCGTGGCTCTGTGCTTATTGTCGCCGGATCTGCGCAATATCCTGGTGCTGCCATTATGGCGGCCAAGTCTGCAGCTCGCGCGGGTGCTGGTTACGTGGCAGTCGCGGCTCCTGACGCCTGCGCCAATCTTATTCGCATGGCACTTCCTTCGATTCCCGTCTTTGCTATTCCGTCTGATTCCCGCGGCTCCTTTGGCGCCGCTGCGCGCATGACTGTGTGCGAGATTGCAAAGAAGTACAGCTGTGTGCTGTGCGGTCCCGGTATGACGACATCTGCCGGCGCTATGCAGGTGGTTTCGGGCTTGCTCGAGCTTGATGTGCCGCTTATCTTGGACGCCGATGCACTCAACTGCCTTGCTAAGATTGCCATTGACGGTATTGATAGTAATCCCGAGATGTATCGTCGCGAGCAGCCGTTGGTTATGACGCCGCACTATCGTGAACTTTCGCGTCTGGTTGCCGGTGACGAGGTGAACGACCTTGGTACTGCGATTGCAGCCGCGCAGAAGGTTGTCTGGGCTGCAGGCTCTGACAATCTGGTGGTCATTGCCAAGGGGCCGACGACGGCTATCTGTGGCGTTGAGCGTGTGCTGCTGCCGCTCTCGGGTCCGGCTTCTCTGGCAACTGCCGGTTCGGGTGATGTTCTCGCGGGTATTTTGGCCGGCACGCTTGCCACCATGCGCGACGAGATGGATCGTTGGGAGCTGCTGTATTCGTACGCCGTCGCACTTCACAGCTACGCCGGTTTTGCCGCGGCGACGGAGTATGGTGAGAAGAGCGTCATCGCGACCGATCTTATCGACTTGATCGGTCCGGCCATGGAACTGGCGGCAAAGGATGCGCTCGAAGATCTGGGAATCATGGACGAAGGGTCGGATGACTAA
- the acpS gene encoding holo-ACP synthase, translating to MAEAGIGVDIVEISRMKSILEKTPSFARRVFTEEERAYCDASSRPAAHYASRFASREAVLKALGMGFSQGVGRKDVSVTRDKLGKPKALLSGRALEIAQELGVVEVALSITLTGDLAVANAIAITEDARPKPKEEKVSTKKRVAQTFKEARSVLDELEQLQNSALTEHLGDASQDTLGA from the coding sequence ATGGCTGAAGCTGGTATCGGCGTTGATATCGTCGAGATTTCCCGCATGAAATCAATTCTTGAAAAGACGCCGTCGTTTGCTCGGCGTGTGTTTACCGAAGAAGAGCGTGCGTATTGCGATGCATCATCGCGTCCCGCTGCTCACTATGCGAGCCGCTTTGCTTCGCGCGAGGCGGTACTTAAAGCTCTCGGCATGGGTTTTAGTCAAGGCGTGGGTCGCAAGGATGTTTCGGTTACGCGTGATAAACTCGGCAAACCGAAGGCGCTGCTTTCGGGCCGTGCTCTCGAGATCGCTCAAGAACTGGGTGTTGTTGAGGTCGCTCTTTCCATTACGCTTACAGGAGACTTGGCCGTTGCGAATGCCATCGCGATTACCGAAGATGCTCGGCCTAAGCCAAAAGAGGAAAAGGTGAGCACCAAGAAACGCGTAGCGCAGACATTTAAAGAGGCTCGCTCTGTTTTAGATGAGCTTGAGCAGCTGCAGAATTCAGCATTGACGGAGCACCTGGGCGATGCTTCGCAAGATACGCTAGGAGCATAG
- a CDS encoding phosphoglucomutase/phosphomannomutase family protein produces MCAIIHFGTDGWRARVDEDFTADNVARIADAVGELWQKTNPGKTVYIGFDTRPLAREFAELAAGVLAAHGLDAVLASRPVPTPALTWAAAYDGEACGALMVTGSHHPQGYLCLKIRMGDGSTANQDVIEELEETMAPEPMGIEGQYRTADIIPDYMQAVASFVDAEAIRAAHLRVVVDPMGGAAQGYLADLLRELGVEVHEIHAGQASDQEDICPDPVEPWVDACERTVIEDGACAGLVTDGDADRIGAVDERGRYIHPHQIMALVLGDLVQFRNLEGRVVVNLSCSTLVRRIAEALGCRVTVKPVGFKYIAAEMKKGGVLMGGEEAGGIGIAAHMPERDGILACLILCELMAKTDAPLGVLVDQLEDSFGKTSYGRRDLRLEAEDAETLRTLLPGVNPKSICGKVPQNVSHMDGLRLSFEDDTWLLVRPSGTEPVVRVYAEGFSVEERDELLDAGCALARGTYPL; encoded by the coding sequence GTGTGCGCGATAATTCATTTTGGAACTGACGGTTGGCGCGCTCGCGTCGATGAGGACTTCACTGCCGATAACGTTGCCCGTATCGCCGATGCCGTCGGCGAGTTATGGCAAAAGACCAATCCGGGCAAAACGGTATATATAGGGTTCGACACCCGGCCCCTGGCGCGCGAGTTCGCTGAGCTTGCGGCGGGCGTGCTAGCAGCGCACGGGCTAGACGCCGTGCTCGCTTCGCGACCTGTCCCGACCCCTGCCCTTACGTGGGCGGCGGCTTATGACGGTGAAGCGTGCGGCGCGCTCATGGTGACGGGGTCCCATCATCCGCAGGGCTATCTGTGCCTCAAGATTCGCATGGGTGACGGCTCGACCGCCAACCAGGATGTCATCGAAGAGCTCGAAGAGACTATGGCTCCCGAGCCAATGGGGATCGAGGGGCAATATCGCACCGCGGATATCATTCCTGACTATATGCAGGCGGTGGCATCGTTTGTCGATGCCGAAGCCATCCGCGCCGCGCACTTGCGCGTGGTTGTCGATCCCATGGGCGGCGCAGCCCAGGGCTATCTAGCCGACTTGCTGCGCGAGCTTGGCGTTGAGGTGCACGAGATTCACGCCGGGCAGGCGTCTGACCAAGAAGATATCTGCCCCGACCCCGTTGAACCGTGGGTGGACGCTTGCGAGCGCACGGTTATCGAGGACGGAGCTTGCGCTGGCCTGGTGACCGACGGCGACGCCGACCGTATCGGCGCGGTTGACGAGCGCGGCAGATATATACATCCGCATCAGATCATGGCGCTCGTTTTGGGCGACTTGGTTCAATTTCGTAATTTGGAGGGGCGCGTCGTCGTCAATCTTTCATGCTCGACGCTCGTGCGTCGCATTGCCGAGGCGCTTGGCTGCCGCGTGACCGTCAAACCAGTCGGTTTCAAATATATAGCGGCGGAGATGAAGAAGGGCGGCGTCCTCATGGGCGGCGAAGAAGCCGGTGGTATCGGCATCGCCGCGCATATGCCCGAGCGCGATGGAATCCTCGCCTGTCTGATTCTGTGTGAGCTTATGGCAAAGACGGACGCGCCTTTGGGCGTTCTGGTCGACCAACTCGAGGACAGTTTTGGTAAGACGAGTTACGGTCGACGCGATTTGCGCCTTGAGGCCGAAGATGCCGAAACGTTACGAACCCTGCTGCCGGGCGTAAACCCCAAGTCGATTTGTGGCAAGGTGCCGCAAAACGTTAGTCATATGGACGGCTTGCGTCTGTCATTCGAGGATGACACGTGGCTGCTGGTCCGTCCTAGCGGGACCGAACCAGTGGTGCGCGTCTACGCCGAGGGGTTCTCGGTGGAAGAACGTGACGAGTTGCTCGATGCTGGCTGTGCTTTAGCTAGGGGAACGTATCCGCTTTAA
- the tnpA gene encoding IS200/IS605 family transposase — translation MAQKAYSLSHTKWMCKYHIVFTPKYRRKVIYNQIRSDIGEILRKLCEYKGIEIIEGHLMPDHVHVLLAIPPKYSVASVMGYLKGKSSLMIFDRHANLKYKFGNRKFWAEGYYVSTVGLNEATIAKYIREQESHDIALDKLSVKEYEDPFKRG, via the coding sequence ATGGCCCAGAAGGCCTACAGCCTTTCCCACACGAAGTGGATGTGCAAGTACCACATCGTGTTCACGCCGAAGTATAGGCGCAAAGTGATCTACAACCAAATCAGGAGCGACATAGGGGAGATCCTCAGGAAGCTGTGCGAGTACAAGGGGATCGAGATAATCGAGGGGCACCTGATGCCCGACCACGTGCACGTGCTGCTGGCGATCCCGCCGAAGTACAGCGTCGCGAGCGTCATGGGCTACCTGAAGGGGAAGAGCTCGCTGATGATATTCGACAGGCACGCCAACCTCAAGTACAAGTTCGGCAACAGGAAGTTCTGGGCGGAGGGCTACTACGTGTCCACCGTCGGCCTGAACGAGGCGACGATCGCCAAGTACATCAGGGAGCAGGAGTCCCACGACATCGCGCTGGACAAGCTGAGCGTGAAGGAGTACGAGGACCCCTTCAAGAGGGGGTGA
- a CDS encoding homocysteine S-methyltransferase family protein, producing the protein MDTSYYNRFGAEELARRLSSETLLAQGPMGSVLLSEYDAADIPPAFWNLAEPQTVSRIHRLYVAAGAQVLITNTFQASSYALKHDQIAPSVAEVNRGAVDDARQAHPQLLLGSMGPIGIEWFAEDSAEYREIRGIAREQAHALLNAGVDGLLIETVTSIRNLQPMLAGARDAADGMPVLVSFVVDDKGDLLGDGLNIEAAVLYAEKHGANSVGVNCCSLAAANAAVPRMVASATTPVTVRPNVGDPVQTQDGPVWHENPEAFARACIEWRHAGAAMVGSCCGTTAITTAAMAEALDI; encoded by the coding sequence ATGGATACGAGTTATTACAACCGCTTTGGTGCCGAGGAACTTGCGCGCCGCTTGTCGAGCGAGACCTTGTTGGCGCAGGGCCCCATGGGCAGTGTTCTGTTGAGTGAGTACGATGCCGCCGACATTCCACCGGCGTTTTGGAATCTGGCAGAGCCGCAGACCGTTTCTCGTATCCATCGCTTGTATGTCGCTGCCGGCGCGCAGGTGCTCATTACCAACACCTTTCAGGCATCGAGCTATGCCCTCAAGCACGACCAGATTGCGCCGTCCGTGGCGGAGGTCAATCGCGGGGCCGTCGACGATGCCCGCCAGGCGCACCCTCAGCTGCTGCTAGGCTCGATGGGCCCGATCGGTATTGAGTGGTTTGCCGAGGACTCTGCCGAGTATCGTGAAATCCGAGGCATTGCGCGCGAACAGGCGCACGCCTTGCTCAATGCCGGCGTTGACGGTCTGCTGATCGAGACGGTGACGTCTATCCGTAATTTGCAGCCCATGCTTGCCGGCGCCCGAGATGCCGCCGACGGCATGCCTGTTCTGGTGAGTTTTGTCGTTGACGATAAAGGCGACCTGTTGGGCGATGGCCTCAACATCGAGGCGGCCGTTTTGTACGCCGAAAAACACGGCGCAAACTCGGTTGGTGTTAATTGCTGTTCGCTTGCGGCCGCGAACGCGGCGGTGCCCAGGATGGTTGCATCGGCGACTACTCCCGTCACGGTGCGTCCCAACGTAGGCGATCCGGTCCAGACTCAGGATGGCCCCGTATGGCACGAGAACCCCGAAGCTTTCGCGCGCGCATGCATCGAGTGGAGACATGCCGGTGCCGCAATGGTGGGCAGTTGCTGTGGAACCACGGCAATCACTACGGCCGCGATGGCCGAGGCGCTCGATATATAA
- a CDS encoding metal-dependent transcriptional regulator, translated as MDTTNSSRELHLTVANEDYLECMVRIESEEGETNGVRSVDIAQRLGVSKASVNKAVSALKASELVEQSHYGKVVLTDRGREVGTTIWYRHRLIRTFLVQELGVEFERADSEACMMEHALSEDTMNRWLAYLEKQGISVEE; from the coding sequence ATGGATACGACAAATAGCTCGCGCGAACTACATCTGACGGTGGCGAACGAAGACTACTTGGAGTGCATGGTTCGCATTGAAAGCGAAGAGGGGGAAACCAACGGCGTTCGATCGGTCGACATCGCGCAGCGCCTTGGCGTCTCCAAGGCATCGGTCAATAAAGCGGTTTCGGCGCTCAAGGCATCCGAACTTGTCGAGCAATCGCACTACGGCAAGGTAGTCCTGACCGATCGCGGCCGCGAGGTTGGTACGACTATCTGGTACCGTCATCGCCTCATCCGCACGTTTTTGGTTCAGGAGCTCGGTGTCGAATTTGAGCGAGCCGATTCCGAGGCCTGCATGATGGAGCATGCGCTTTCCGAGGACACGATGAACCGCTGGCTCGCCTATCTCGAAAAGCAGGGAATCAGCGTCGAGGAATAG
- the pepT gene encoding peptidase T has translation MENTTTNPDVLERFLRYVQINTQSEDANCDQVPSSAVQFDLANVLAEELRELGAEDAHVTEHAYVCAHIPASAGAEDKPALGLIAHLDTTEVAPGAGVKPHIVHHEGGDLVCGTVDGKPVAMSTAKLPALNDLAGEDLVCSDGTTLLGADDKAGVAEIMSLVARIAQDPSLPHPALGICFCPDEEIGHGAELLDIDTFGCKYAYTVDGGPIGELEWECFNAAEATVRFEGQSIHPGDAKGRMVNAGNLFCDFNALLPYVQRPEYTEGYEGFYHLEGVSATVDHATARYIIRDHDAAKFQQKLDLIDSAASMLNQRLGEERVTVEIKQQYRNMAEIVRDYPELIDVAKEAYLACGVEPQVLPIRGGTDGAQLSFRGLPCPNLSTGGYCYHGVNEFVPVSSLVKMTDVLQELVARFA, from the coding sequence ATGGAAAACACCACCACGAACCCCGATGTCCTCGAGCGCTTTTTGCGCTACGTCCAGATCAACACGCAGTCCGAGGATGCAAACTGCGACCAGGTACCCTCGAGCGCCGTTCAGTTTGACCTTGCCAACGTGCTGGCTGAAGAGCTGCGCGAGCTTGGTGCGGAAGATGCCCACGTGACCGAGCACGCCTATGTCTGCGCGCATATCCCCGCAAGTGCGGGCGCTGAGGATAAGCCCGCCCTGGGCCTGATCGCCCATCTCGACACCACCGAAGTTGCACCGGGCGCCGGCGTGAAGCCGCACATCGTACACCACGAAGGCGGCGACCTGGTCTGCGGCACGGTTGACGGTAAGCCCGTTGCCATGAGCACCGCCAAGCTTCCCGCCCTGAATGACCTCGCGGGTGAGGACCTGGTCTGCAGCGATGGCACCACGCTGCTGGGCGCGGACGACAAGGCAGGCGTCGCCGAGATCATGTCGCTTGTCGCGCGTATCGCTCAGGACCCTTCTCTGCCCCATCCTGCACTCGGCATTTGCTTCTGCCCTGACGAGGAAATCGGCCACGGAGCCGAGCTGTTGGATATCGATACCTTTGGCTGCAAGTACGCCTACACGGTCGACGGCGGCCCCATCGGCGAGCTGGAGTGGGAGTGCTTTAACGCCGCCGAGGCGACCGTCCGCTTTGAGGGCCAGTCCATCCACCCGGGCGACGCTAAGGGCCGTATGGTCAACGCAGGCAATCTGTTCTGCGACTTCAACGCGTTGCTCCCCTACGTGCAGCGCCCGGAGTATACGGAAGGCTACGAGGGCTTTTATCACCTTGAGGGTGTATCTGCGACCGTCGATCACGCCACAGCGCGCTATATCATCCGCGACCATGACGCCGCCAAGTTCCAGCAGAAACTCGACCTTATTGATTCCGCCGCCTCGATGCTCAACCAGCGTCTGGGTGAGGAGCGCGTGACAGTCGAGATTAAGCAGCAGTATCGAAATATGGCCGAGATCGTTCGTGACTATCCCGAGCTTATTGATGTTGCCAAGGAAGCCTACCTTGCCTGCGGCGTTGAGCCCCAAGTGCTGCCGATTCGCGGCGGCACCGACGGCGCCCAGCTGTCGTTCCGCGGTCTGCCCTGCCCCAACCTTTCCACCGGCGGCTATTGCTACCACGGCGTCAACGAGTTCGTCCCGGTCAGTTCGCTCGTCAAGATGACCGACGTCCTGCAGGAGCTCGTCGCCCGCTTTGCATAA
- a CDS encoding LCP family protein, with the protein MFNKKPLADTATRRPSTGAQAKIYSRDNVARYSERARQRRRSHTIRHVALIVVLGVLLSATTAAGLWFATIMGKLGDSNVITDNLRRVLVDTDEAKDPFYVLLLGTDGRPGEDTYRADSIILARIDPTQKQATLISVPRDTKVEYKGETMKINACHTVGGAEAMVEAVNELCGVQISHYAEVSFDGMQALIDSVGGIDINATDDVDDPEHLDIKITAGQQHMDGATALTYARCRYIYADGDYTRMRHQRQVLGALANQILNNFDATKIFGLVNSLSDMLVTDMSVQDIVATVNAMRGMDVDGIYSANLPSYADDSTMIDGVSYVFVYEDELKEMMERVDAGKDPKGPNTMGLSDGSSSTIGDLNNNTSDDYANGTATSSVSSDDSDDSSDSSDSDYYEEPTGDGNGYEANY; encoded by the coding sequence ATGTTTAATAAAAAGCCCCTCGCGGATACCGCCACCCGAAGACCCTCAACTGGTGCGCAGGCCAAGATCTACAGTCGCGATAACGTGGCTCGCTATTCCGAGCGCGCTCGCCAACGTCGTCGTAGCCACACGATTCGTCACGTCGCGCTCATTGTCGTGCTTGGCGTGCTGCTGAGTGCCACTACCGCTGCCGGCCTGTGGTTTGCCACCATTATGGGCAAGCTCGGCGATTCTAATGTCATTACCGACAATCTGCGTCGGGTTCTGGTTGACACCGATGAGGCAAAGGATCCGTTCTACGTGCTGCTTCTTGGCACCGACGGCCGTCCGGGCGAGGATACGTATCGTGCCGACTCGATTATCCTGGCACGCATCGACCCCACGCAAAAGCAGGCGACGCTCATTTCCGTTCCGCGCGACACCAAGGTCGAGTACAAGGGCGAGACCATGAAGATCAACGCCTGCCATACCGTTGGCGGCGCCGAGGCCATGGTCGAGGCGGTCAACGAGCTGTGCGGTGTTCAGATTTCCCACTATGCCGAGGTCAGCTTCGACGGTATGCAGGCGCTGATTGATTCGGTTGGCGGTATCGACATTAACGCAACCGATGATGTTGACGACCCCGAGCACCTGGATATTAAGATTACCGCTGGTCAGCAGCATATGGACGGCGCCACCGCCCTTACCTATGCCCGCTGCCGCTACATCTATGCCGACGGCGACTACACGCGCATGCGCCACCAGCGTCAGGTGCTTGGCGCCCTTGCCAACCAGATTCTCAATAACTTCGATGCCACGAAGATCTTTGGCCTGGTTAATTCGCTGTCCGATATGCTCGTGACCGATATGAGCGTTCAGGATATCGTGGCTACGGTCAATGCCATGCGCGGTATGGATGTCGACGGCATCTACTCGGCCAACCTGCCCTCGTATGCCGACGACAGCACCATGATCGACGGTGTGAGCTACGTCTTTGTCTACGAGGACGAGCTCAAGGAAATGATGGAGCGTGTCGATGCCGGCAAGGATCCCAAGGGTCCCAACACCATGGGTCTTTCCGACGGTTCCAGCTCTACGATCGGCGACCTGAACAACAACACGTCTGACGACTACGCAAACGGTACCGCAACCTCATCGGTCAGCTCTGACGATTCCGATGACTCAAGCGATTCGAGCGATTCGGACTACTACGAAGAGCCCACCGGCGACGGCAACGGCTACGAAGCCAACTACTAA
- the murA gene encoding UDP-N-acetylglucosamine 1-carboxyvinyltransferase, whose amino-acid sequence MDIIRVEGGHAIGGSVPVSGAKNSALKLMAATLLAPGKTTLQNVPDISDVHVMGKVLKGMGATIDVLDEHTLEIDTSQVDSWEAPYELVAKMRASTAVMGPLLGRFHRAKIAMPGGCNLGARKIDMHILGLEALGVEFDTAHGYINANAPQGLRGTTVTLEFASVGATENLIMASVRAQGTTVIDNAAREPEIVDLANMLNEMGAKIVGAGTPVVTIEGVEELHPVTHRVVGDRIEAGTFIVAGALMADDRGVDVMGFCPIHLGMVLKKMELMGIDCERTDDGVHVNRAERIKPVDIQTLPFPGFPTDMQAQIMVLSALADGSSVITENIFENRFMFASELVRMGADIRIESHHAMIHGVKGFSGAQVTSPDLRGGAALVVAGLIADGTTEVSAIHHIKRGYEQFVEKLQALGAHVEHATVPDPVIY is encoded by the coding sequence TTGGATATTATCCGCGTTGAGGGTGGCCACGCCATCGGAGGCTCCGTGCCCGTCTCGGGTGCCAAGAACTCCGCGCTCAAACTCATGGCGGCAACGCTTCTGGCGCCGGGCAAGACGACGCTGCAGAACGTGCCCGATATTTCCGATGTCCACGTGATGGGCAAGGTGCTCAAGGGCATGGGCGCTACGATCGATGTTCTCGACGAGCATACGCTCGAGATTGATACCTCTCAGGTCGATTCTTGGGAGGCCCCCTACGAGCTCGTTGCCAAGATGCGTGCTTCTACAGCCGTGATGGGACCCCTGCTGGGCCGTTTCCATCGCGCCAAGATCGCCATGCCGGGCGGCTGCAACCTGGGTGCTCGCAAGATCGATATGCACATTCTGGGTCTCGAGGCCCTGGGCGTAGAGTTCGATACCGCCCACGGCTACATCAACGCTAATGCGCCCCAAGGTCTGCGCGGTACCACCGTCACGCTCGAGTTCGCCAGCGTCGGTGCGACCGAGAACCTCATTATGGCATCCGTGCGCGCGCAGGGTACCACGGTTATCGACAATGCCGCCCGCGAGCCCGAGATCGTCGATCTCGCCAACATGCTCAACGAGATGGGCGCCAAGATTGTCGGCGCGGGTACGCCCGTCGTGACCATCGAGGGCGTGGAAGAACTGCATCCTGTTACCCATCGCGTAGTGGGCGACCGCATCGAGGCCGGTACCTTTATCGTTGCCGGTGCGTTGATGGCCGACGATCGCGGTGTCGATGTCATGGGCTTTTGCCCCATTCACTTGGGCATGGTGCTCAAGAAGATGGAGCTCATGGGTATCGACTGCGAGCGTACCGACGACGGCGTCCATGTGAACCGTGCCGAGCGTATCAAGCCGGTCGATATCCAGACGCTTCCGTTCCCCGGTTTCCCGACCGACATGCAGGCGCAGATTATGGTACTCTCCGCCCTTGCCGATGGCAGTTCCGTTATTACCGAAAACATCTTCGAGAATCGCTTTATGTTTGCCTCTGAGCTGGTGCGCATGGGTGCCGACATTCGTATCGAGAGCCATCACGCCATGATTCATGGCGTCAAGGGCTTCTCGGGTGCACAGGTTACCTCGCCCGATCTGCGTGGCGGAGCGGCCCTCGTCGTAGCGGGCTTGATCGCCGACGGGACGACCGAGGTTTCGGCCATTCATCACATCAAGCGCGGCTACGAGCAGTTTGTCGAAAAGCTGCAGGCGCTCGGCGCGCATGTCGAGCATGCTACCGTCCCCGATCCCGTCATCTACTAA
- the atpC gene encoding ATP synthase F1 subunit epsilon encodes MRIRIVCPVSCAYEGDAAFVSIPSTDGEFGVLPAHSSEICTIDRGYVRVSDKAMGTVDHTFAVAGGYAQVADDVVTVLAERACDLATVDADKLKADIQGFEEKLGNLSEDDARRAYLYNEIAWCKLKLAQ; translated from the coding sequence ATGCGTATCCGCATCGTGTGCCCCGTGAGCTGCGCCTATGAGGGCGACGCTGCGTTTGTGTCGATTCCGTCCACGGATGGCGAGTTTGGCGTTCTGCCTGCTCACTCCAGCGAGATCTGCACGATCGACCGCGGTTACGTTCGCGTTTCCGATAAGGCCATGGGCACTGTCGACCACACGTTTGCCGTGGCCGGCGGCTATGCCCAGGTTGCGGACGATGTAGTGACCGTTCTCGCCGAGCGCGCTTGCGATTTGGCGACCGTCGATGCCGACAAGCTTAAAGCTGATATTCAAGGTTTTGAAGAGAAGCTGGGTAATTTGTCGGAGGATGATGCACGCCGCGCCTACCTCTATAATGAAATCGCATGGTGTAAGCTCAAGCTTGCCCAATAG